The DNA sequence TATTGTCATTGGATTTGCACGAATGGGTGGAAAATCGATTGGAATTGTTGCCAATCAACCAGCTCACCTTGCAGGAGTACTCGACATTAATTCCTCATCAAAAGCCGCTCGGTTTGTACGTTTCTGCGATGCATTTAATATCCCTTTAGTAACCTTGGTCGATGTTCCTGGATTTTTGCCCGGAACTGGTCAGGAATTTGGAGGGATCATCAAACACGGAGCCAAATTATTGTATGCTTTTGCTGAAGCTACTGTACCTAAAATTACCCTGATTACCCGCAAAGCCTATGGTGGCGCATACGATGTGATGTCGAGCAAACACATTGGCGGAGATGTAAACATGGCCTACCCCACCGCTGAAATTGCTGTTATGGGACCAGATGGTGCAATTAATATTTTGTACCGTGGAAAATTATCGGACAATGAAAAAGCTGATGCTGTTTTGGATTACCGCGAAAAATTTGCAAATCCATACCGCGCTGCGGCACTCGGATACATTGATGAAATCATTTTACCACAGGATACCCGACACAAAATTATTCAGGCATTGAATATGACTCATAATAAGCGGAAGTCGAATTTACCACGCAAACACGGAAATATTCCGCTCTAATAGTCTCAAAGTAAAAATAGAAAGGCAAAAGGATGTTCGTAATGTCCTTTTGCCTTTTATTTTGGTTTACAAATTTAATAGAACTTCCTGCTTTTGTGTGCGTAAAACCAAATACACTTCATGCAAAAGGAGGTTTATTATGGAAACCCGAAACATTAAAAATTATCAATTCGCTATTGGTTTGAGTCTTGTTTTTATCGGAATATTGATCTTTTCATTTCTTACGGATCCAGTGAGATATTTTGGATTTATCTTTATTATCGGTGCAGCTGTTTATTTCATCAATAGTAATACGCCAAAAGCCATCAATAGAAATAGTACCCGCAAATTCAGAAGTCGAACACGTGATCAGATTTTAAGACATCAACATCGAGCCAATCGATAAAGTCAGTTTTACTGGCTATTTGAGTTTATGATACTTACAGGAATCTAAATATAAATCCTTAAGGATCTGAAATCATCTCTGAAATAATAGTTTTTCAATGTTACGACGACAAGATGCCGCAATGAAAGGTTCAGCGATTGCTTTCTGCATCAATTCGTGATTTTCATTCTTACTGTGGAAAATTGAAAAAACCTGACTTACTGAAAGACTTTCGGGGTTGCTTTCAACTCGGATTATTTCATCGCCCGTTTTAACTTCACCCGGCAATAGAACACGAACATATACGCCCGGATAGGGCAACGTCCAAAAATCTGAAACCACTGACTGATCACCAAATCGCACGCCAAGCTTAAAACATGGCTGACGGGGCTGGGTTACTTGTACAACAGCACCCCCAATTTGAAAGCGATCACCAATCCTGATTTCAGATTCACTTAATCCACTCACAGTCAAATTTTCGCCAAACATACCCCATTTCCAATCCTGATTTGGGTATTTATTTTGCCAGAACGGATAATGATCTGCCGAATACAAATAACAAGCCTTGTCAGATCCGCCATGATACCGACGATCAATAACATGATCGTTAACCACATCTTCAAAGCCTAAAAAAATTGGATTGTTAACGGCATATTTGTAAATACCTGTTTCAACTTTCTGACCTTGCCATTCAATGGTCGTTGGCTTTGCTATGTTGGTAGATATGATTTTCATAGGTTATTCCTCATCCAAAATCTCCTGAACCCGCCCAACCTCACTGGTTTCGAGCCTTACTTTTATTCCGTGCGGATGATTAGCTGAGTTTGTCAACAAATTTTTCACCACACCTTCAGTCAGTTCTCCTGTTCTCTGGTGATGTTTCTGTACGATATTGACCAATAATCCAGGCTTTACATCAGAGCGTTTTCTTCCGTCCATAATCAAGTTTTTATACACACAAAAGAACAAAAAATATTGTCAAACGAAACAAAGGCAACTTTATTAACGAACAAAAGCCAATCCAATGAAAGGCTTTCGTTCTTCAAAATAAAAAACAAACTGCTACGACTAATTATACATTCAAGGTCAAGTATTTTAAAAATTCTTCTTTGCGAAGTGGATCTTTAAATACACCACCGTACTCAGCAGTTATTGTAGAACTTCCTTCATCTTGAATTCCGCGCGAAGAAACACATAAATGCTTTGCATCAATGATTACTGCCACGTCCTCAGTTTTAAGAATACGTTTCAGCTCATTGGCTATTTGAACAGTTAGGCGTTCCTGTACTTGTGGCCTCCGTGCAAAATAATCGACAACCCTGTTTATTTTCGACAAACCAATTACCTGACCACTTGACACATAAGCCACATGAGCCCTTCCAACAATAGGCAGAAAATGATGTTCGCAAGTCGAATTCAGGTTTATATTCTTTTCAACCAACATTTCGCCGTACTTGAACTTGTTTTCGAACACCGAAATTTTAGGTTTGTTTTCAGGATTGAGTCCTGAAAATATTTCTTTGACAAACATTTTTGCAACGCGATGCGGGGTTCCATTTAAACTATCATCTTTCAGGTCAAGTCCCAAAACATCCATTATTTCACGAAACTTATCTTCAATTAAGAGCATTTTCTGGTCATCGCTGAGCAAAAAAGCATCATCACGCATAGGCGTTTCCAATGAAGTTGCAACATGATTATCTCCAATCAGATCGTGGCCGTTATTTTTGGAATTATTTAGAGGCAAGTGCGTTCCATTCAATTTTGGCCTTGCCGTTTCTGTTTTTAAAAATCCACTTACTTTCATATTCAAACCTCCTTAAATTAAATTGCTTATATCACTAAAACAGCAAATTTTATTTTTTGTTTAAACTTTAGCATATTTATTTAAACAATATTTCAACAACACAAATCAAAACACTAATTATGTGATTGTTATATAAAATTGAACGAAATAATATTCTTAATATCTATTCAACTTCAATTAGGATTTAAACATCCTGAAGTCATATTTAGTTTAGATTTTGTGAAGAAAGTAAACAAAAAAAAGACCGTCCCTGACAGACAGTCTTCACAACCACAAAAATAATAAACCATTAATCGGGAGAAACGACACCAACTCCCTCAACTTTCTTATATACTTTAGGCTCACCCTTATATCTTATTTTTCCAAAACCACTGATCGTAGCATTCAATGATTCAGTTGCATAAACACTTCCGGCGCCAACTCCTTCTATTCGAATATCACAATCTTTTGTTTTAAGATCAATTGCATCCAAATAGCCGGCACCCGAAATAGTTGCATCAAGTTCGTCAGCAATACCGTCAAACTCAAATTTTACGCCACCCTCCCCGATCACCTTTACTTTATTGGCTTTCATGTTCATTTCAACAGTTGCTCCACCTTCAACATGGAGGTAGAAATCTTTTAAATCGACATATCCTTTCGTTTCTAAACTAATACCACCTTGAATTTCAAGCTTTTCGAGATCGGCAAAAGTGATATAAAGAATTAATTCATCAAAATTGAAATGCTTTTTTACAATTTTCAAACTTAGCGACTGAGTATCCGATTGAACATCAATGTATTTAAAATTATCTTCATCGGTTTTTATTCTTAAGCCAGATTGAGTTCCCTGTTCAAGAATTACTTTAAAAGCGCCTTCCAGATAAATTTTTGTAAACGGCTGAATGCTATAAGTTCGGGTATTGGTGTCATCCCATGACTGCTGAACAGGCATAACCGGTGATGCAATAAGTTTGGATACCAACATCCCAAGAGCAAAAACAAGGCTGGTTAATCGCAGGAGATACATAAGTTTTCGATTTAAAGTTTTCTGTTTCTGAATCAAAACTAGACAAACGAGTTCCTACTGCTATTATCTTTTCGATGAATAGCTGATTTTCTTAGGTGAAATGAAATTTTCAGGGAATAGCCCGCTTTACTCAGATAAATAAAACTGATTGTTTTGATTATTATTCCTCTGGGGCTGGTTTGTTTTGAATTAGTTTCTTCGCAAGTAACAAGAAATAAGAAGACAAAAGCATGCCAATAATTAATATGACGAAATCTAAAATTCGAATGGGGTGACTTTCCGCAATCTTAATGCTAACAGTTGCTCCAACAAAAATTAAAATTCCAAAAAGCGGGAATAAAATAACCGGCTTTTCCGATTTCTTAAACAAAACAACTAGCAAGAACCAAGCTAAGCCGATACCAACACCCAAAATAGTCTGATCAATATATCCTTCAGCGTATTTGAGGAAACCATAAACTATGGGAGGAAACGACAGGACATACAAGAAACGGAAAATACTTCCGACCAAACGTTGGTAATGGTAAGCAGTTGTCGTTTGAGGAAACAGGGTTAACCTAGTATTTCTACTGTTTTGAAATTCAGGAGCCAACAAATCCTGCTCTGAGTGAATCAGTTGGCGTTCAATGGCAATTTTAACGGCAGCATTTCTCGCATTCTCCTGATAATCCTTTTGATTCTTTAAGATTTCCAGAATCTGAGCATCAGTATGGCTCGAATATCGCTCATAAAAATTTATTGACCTTGAATTTACCTGATTAGAATTGCCCATATCGTTTTTTACAAAAATAAACCTTTGATTTTTGATTCGATGAATCCAATACAAATTTACACTTGACTGATTTCCTAAATTTACGCTGCATTTTATTCTTCAAAAATACCTTTTCCCTGCCTGATCACTACGGGAATTTCTTCAGTACAATCAACAATGGTTGACGGAATGTTGTCACCATATCCACCATCAATTACCAAATCTGCAAAATCAGAAAATCGTTCATGAATCAATTCCGGGTCTGTTGAATATTCTATAATTTCATCGTCATCATGGATTGAAGTTGACATAATCGGATTTCCAAGTTCCTTCGCGATTTCGATGATAATTGAATTATCTGGTATTCGAACTCCAACAGTTTTCTTTTTCCCTTTGAAATATTTGGGAACATTATTATTTGCATTCAATATAAATGTGAACGGACCTGGCAAATAGGTTTTCAACATTTTAAAAACCTGATTTGAAACCGGCTTTGAGAAACCTGACAAATGACTTAAGTCGCTGCATATGAATGAAAAATTAGATTTTTCGACTTGCACATTCTTATATCGGGCAATTTTCTCAACAGCCTTTGCGTTGGTTATATCACAGCCCAAACCATAAACGGTATCTGTAGGATAAATTATAATTCCTCCATTTCTCAACACCTCAACTACTTGTCGGACATCTTTGGGGTTTGGATTTTCAGGATAGATTTTTAACAACATTTTGAAACCTCCATTTTCTTACGGTGTAAATTTAGTTATTTTGGCACGGTTTCTAACTTAATTTATAAAATATGAACAAAGAGTTCGTTGTAACCGAAGATGGTTCACACACCATATATCTACCAGAAATGGACGAACATTATCATTCAACACATGGAGCAATTCAGGAATCATTGCATATATATATTAATCAGGGCCTATTTCAAGTACCAAAACAAGAAATATCGATTCTTGAAATTGGGTTTGGAACCGGATTAAATGCCTATCTTACCTTTGCTTATGGCAACCGCAAACTGCTAAATATTAACTACTTTAGCATTGAAAAATATCCATTAACCGAAACAGACTACCTGAAATTAAACTATCCCGAAAACATCTTCCCGGAATATTCTGATGTATTTGAAAAATTACATCGGGCAGAATGGAATTCAGTAGTTAAAATTTCTCCTGAATTTTCACTACAAAAAGTTCATGCCGATCTATTATCATTTGAATTCAATTCGTTACCACAATTTGACCTGGTTTATTACGATGCCTTTGCCCCTGGGAAACAACCTGAAATGTGGACAGATGAAATTATTCGGGAAGTGGCTTCCTCGGTTAGTAAAGACGGTATTCTGGTAACTTATTGCGCCAAAGGATCAGTAAGAAGGGCATTTTCGGCAGCCGGTTTTCTAATGGAGCGAATTCCGGGCCCCATTGGGAAAAAAGAAATACTGAGAGGGAAAAAGACTATTTAAGAACTTCGCTACTAATAAAAAATAATCTATATTCGTAACCTGAAATCCAAATATTGCTAATGTCTGATTATCAGTTCAAAGATAAATTAGAAGAGTTCTCATATTCATTAGGGTTGACCATTTCGTCCAATCTCATACAGTCGGGAGTTAAAGAGATAAATTCTCTGCAATTTTTAGCCGGACTTCAGGATACATATGCCGGAAATAAGCCAAAAATTTCGATGGATGATGCAAACCATAATTTACAGGAATTCATGTTGGCGAATAATGATGAAGAAGCGAATAGAAACCTGGAAAAGGGACTTTTATATCTCCTAAATAATGTTCATAATGAGGGAGTCGTCGAAACTGAATCAGGGTTGCAATATAAAATTTTGAAGGAAGGTTACGGCAAATCACCTACCATTGATGACCAGATAAAATGCGATTATCATGGAATCCTGCTTGACGGCACTGTATTCGACAGTACTATCGAGAGAAGACAACCGGCTATCTTTCCGGTTAATGCGGTTATTCGTGGGTGGGCTGAAGCTTTACTTTTAATGACTGTTGGAGCCAAATGGAGACTGTTTATTCCATCTAATCTGGCTTATGGAGAAGAAGGTACCGGAGGTTTGATTGGGCCCAATGCGACCTTAATTTTTGATGTTGAATTATTGGAAATTGTTTAATTAATTATATAAAAATAACACATGAAGCTAAGAACATTATTTTACGCTACAGCGCTTGTATTAACAGTTGGAGTAGCAGGATGCCAAAACTCAGGAAAAAAAAGTGAAATAAAACTCACAAACAACAATGACTCGGTAAGTTATGCGCTTGGAGTACTCATCGGAGAAAATAACAAGCAACAAATGAAAAGTGCTCCAGGAGTAGACCAATTGAACAAAGAGATAATTCTTGCTGCTTTTGAAAAAGCATTTTCGGGTGACTCCGTTCAGATTAAACCAGAGAAAGCCAATGCTGCTATCCAGGCATTTTTTGCTAAGGCTTCAAAAGGTGAAGGTGAGAAAAACCAAAAAGCTGGTGAAGAATTTCTTGCGTCAAATAAAACTAAATCTGGTGTAGTTACTCTTCCCAGCGGACTTCAATATGAAATAATAAAAGCCGGAACTGGTCCAAAACCAACAGCTGAAGATCAGGTAAAATGTCATTATACCGGAACTACTATTGATGGAAAAGTTTTTGACAGTTCAGTTCAACGTGGTGAACCAGCTGTATTCCCTGTAAACAGAGTTATCCCTGGATGGACAGAAGCATTACAACTGATGCCAGTCGGTTCTAAATGGAAATTATACATCCCGGCAGCTTTAGCTTATGGCGAAAGAGGTGCAGGACAAGATATCAAACCAAATTCAACACTTATTTTCGAAGTTGAATTACTCGAAATTGAAAAAAAGTAATTAATCTTTCATATTGTAAAACACTCTTGCATTCAAATATGCAAGAGTGTTTTTATTTCTGCTAACAAATACAAAAAACACTATGAGCATGCAGGTAAAAGGCACTCTACTCCAGATTTTGAAGCTCGAATCAGGAGTGAGTAAAGCCGGTAAAGAATGGAAAAAACAAGATTTTGTTATTGAAACCAATGAGCAATTTCCTAAAAAAGTATGTTTTACGCTTTTTGGCGATAAAATAAGCTTAATCGACGGGATCAGTGAAGGAACAGAGATCGAAGTATTTTTCTCGCTTGAATCGCGCGATTTCAATGGGAAATGGTACCACAATATAAATGCATGGAAAATTGAAAATGCAGGAGCTGCCAGTTCTGCTAGAAACTTTCCGCCAGAATTTACATCAGGAGATATTCCACCGGAACCAGGCGATGATTCGGGCAACGACTTACCTTTCTAAAAGAAAAAGAGGCAACATTCAAAATTGAATATTGCCTCTTTTTCTTTTAGAACTTCAGGTTTTCACAATTTTAGATTTCGACCAAACCATTTTTCAATGCAAATACTATAACTTCAATCATATTACCTGCCCCAACTTTTTCCATAAGCCGGGTCCGGTATTTTTCAACAGTTCGATCTGATATTGAAAGTCTGTCAGCTATATTTTTAATCGGCAAACCCTCCATTGACAAACATAACACCTGATTTTCCCTGTCCGTAAAGAACGTGTTTTTATGATTTTGTATACTCAGCTTCTTTTGTTTAAAGATGTTCGTAATCTTTTCACCTAACGCATCCGTAACTTTAATATTTTCGCGTTTTAGCAGACCATTTACTTCAGCAATAAGCAAATCACTATCCATTCCCGGATGAGCTTCCATAGCGGCATAAAAGAACCCAATAAACAGTGTGTAATTTGAAAATTTTTCGAATTCTGAAACAACAAGTTTCATTTGGATTTCACCACCACTCTTTCGGTTTAGTTTTACTATTCCGTTGAAGATCTCGGTTCTATCAGATATATATTGGGTTATAGCACCTTGTAGTTTCTCGATTGAAGTAGAATCAATAAACCGATCAATTCCAATACTCGTCAAATCTTCGTTACCGATATTTAGTAAATTTCGGAATGCTGAATTCGCTTTATAAATTTTATTTCCGCCAAAAATCAACATTCCAATCGGAGATAGATCGAACAATCGAATAAACTCACGGTGCGAATCCTCTCTGATCGTCCTGAACTTTTCGAGGCGTCTTTCTATCGTCTTTAATAAATCAGAATTACTAAATGGCTTCACGATATAATCATCGGCACCAAGTGACATTCCATACCTAATATCTTCCAAATCTGAACTACCGGTTATGAAAATAAATGGGATCCTATTCAAAATTTTACTTTCTTCTAATACTTTGTAAACCTGATATCCATCCAAAGGCCCCATATTGATATCGCACAATATCAAATCAGGATTATATTCGAATGCTTTCTGTATGCCTGCGGCTCCATTATCAACGAAACAAACATCATATTTACTAAAAGCAAGTACATTCTGAATTGTAACACCAAATTGTTGGTCGTCCTCAATTATCAATATCTTCGTTTGGAATTGCATAAAATTTTGTTATTCCTAAATTTCATTTTCCGATCTGCAATCATCACAGATTAACGCAAAACTCAATTACAATAATTCTAAAATTACAGCAACTTTATTCTGAGTTAAATTAAACAAAATTTATTGATTTAAAAATCAAACAAAGAATCATTTTACTTCTAAAAAACGCATTGCAATCACAATTCAATGAGGCCATTAAACGAATCAATTGAAAGCATTTAACGCCCAGCCCTTAATTATCACGCCACGAACTCTGTTTTGAAACCTTCAAGTCGCGCAGGATTGCCGAACTGGCCGACAAATTAAAACTGTAACTTTTTCGGTCACCAAAAGGAACAAAATTAAACGACATCGTCCAGCAGTGTAATGTTCGGCTTACATTTACAGTAGTAAATGAAAATTTCATGGCCTGAACATCAAAATTGGTATTCATGTCCAGTTGCCATTTATCGGTCAGACTTAGCTTTCCGCCAAAGTTTAAACTTTGATTAATGGTTGTAGTTGGTTTCGCTATTTTGGTAGTACTATTATAAACGTATGTTTTATTGTAGTAAAACGAATAATCAAACCTAAAGCTCCATGGCATATTAAAGACAACATATTCAGGTTCGTCGCTCTTTACTGTTTTTTCTTCAGGACTCTTGTTTTTATCGGTTTCTGCAGCCGGCTTTTCTTTTTTCGAATCAAAATTCATCCCGAAGGACATATTGGCATTGGTTAGTCTGCCAAGCTTATTCAGTCCGTTTTTATGACTCCAAACATATTCATCAATAACCCGACCCGCCGAGTTTACCATATACGGATTCAGATTGGCGCCCATATTAACACTGATACCTTTAATTGTCGTTCGGGCCGAAATACCAATCGGACTCAGTTTAAACGAATCAGCAATCATATTATACGAAGTATTGGCACTGATATCAATAATCTTAACCTTTTTATATTTTGGCTTTTCATCCTTCGAGGCAATCGAATCGCTCACCTCCAACACTTTGGCTTCCAAATTATTATTGAGATTGAAACTAATTGCGCCACTTTCGCCCATTCCGGCAGAACCAAAGACACCATTTTCAAAGTGGTTGTAATAATTAACTTTTCCACTACCATCGATGTAACTACCCCAGAATCCAAATTTTTTCTGACCAAAATCAGGAGTATAACTAAAACTAGCCGAAGGTGTGATCTTGTGCCTGATTGCTTTGATGCGTGAATTTGGATTACGCATGGTGTACATACCATAAATATTGGTTGATGTACTTATACTGTAAGAATAATTGTAATTCCGGCGAAACGAATAAATGGTATCAATCATCACATGATCTGTCCGAGGCGAAACGTAGGTACTATTCGGATCGTACCGTTTGTTTATGTAGCTTGTATACCACCGTTCCGAGTAATTAAAGCTTGGGCTTAAATTAATATATTTCAACAGATTAAACGAAGGCAAAGAAATTGGTATAGAATGTTGCCAACCATTTTGCCAATCCTTAATAAGTGATTGTTTCAAAAAGTCCTTTTCTTTAACATTCGAGATCGAGTTTTTAATGTTACCCGAGTAGCTGAAACTGATTTTTTCGTACCATCTTACTGGACCAATCCTATTTTTTACCTTAAACGGATTAATCTTCGACATATTGAATGTCAATTCAGGCAAACTCAAAGAAATCGTTGTATCACGCGAATTTTGAGAGTGACGAAGGTTTACCGACATATTGAACGGGCTATTCTCGAATTTCTTCGTATACGAAATACTCGATGATTTTTGAGTCTGCAAATAAGTCTGAACCGAAGTCGCATTATTCATATAAGTATTTTCTTTGTCAAACGAGCTGGTCGACAAATTTACACTTGCAGAAAATGTACGATTGGGATTAGCCTTTGAATCTTGCGAATGTGACCAGGCCAGACTAAATCCACGTGTTGTTCTGGCATCGGGCAATGGTTGTTCCGAATATTTATTTAGGTTATAACTAAAGTCTAAACTTCCACTGAATTTATACCTCACCTTATAATTCGAATGCAACTTTGTTGCCCACGATCCCTTCGAATAAATATCGCCCCGAAGAGCCAGATCAAAATGGTCGCTTGCAGCCCAATAATATCCACCTTCACGCAAAAAGAATCCGCGCGTTTGCTCTTCGCCATAGGTCGGGATCAAAATACCAGAAGTATAAGTTGTTGAATTGGGAAAATATCCAAAAGGGATCATTGGAAAATAAATCGGAAAATCTTCCAGAACCATATAAGCCGGACCAGTAATAATTTTCTTATTTGAGATAACCTTTGCTTTGGTCATTCGAAGGTAAAAATGAGGGTGTTCTGCATCGCAAGTGGTATATTTACCTTTTTCCAGGATAAATTCATCTTTACTTATCTTCTTGGTCAAATCACTGTGTACAAACCCATCGCCCTGGGTAGTCTTCACATCAGTAATAAACCCCTTTTGTGTTTCGAAATTATACCTCATCGTTTTCGATTCAAACTCCTCATCACCTTCT is a window from the Aquipluma nitroreducens genome containing:
- a CDS encoding MOSC domain-containing protein codes for the protein MKIISTNIAKPTTIEWQGQKVETGIYKYAVNNPIFLGFEDVVNDHVIDRRYHGGSDKACYLYSADHYPFWQNKYPNQDWKWGMFGENLTVSGLSESEIRIGDRFQIGGAVVQVTQPRQPCFKLGVRFGDQSVVSDFWTLPYPGVYVRVLLPGEVKTGDEIIRVESNPESLSVSQVFSIFHSKNENHELMQKAIAEPFIAASCRRNIEKLLFQR
- a CDS encoding YwbE family protein encodes the protein MDGRKRSDVKPGLLVNIVQKHHQRTGELTEGVVKNLLTNSANHPHGIKVRLETSEVGRVQEILDEE
- the folE gene encoding GTP cyclohydrolase I FolE, with the protein product MKVSGFLKTETARPKLNGTHLPLNNSKNNGHDLIGDNHVATSLETPMRDDAFLLSDDQKMLLIEDKFREIMDVLGLDLKDDSLNGTPHRVAKMFVKEIFSGLNPENKPKISVFENKFKYGEMLVEKNINLNSTCEHHFLPIVGRAHVAYVSSGQVIGLSKINRVVDYFARRPQVQERLTVQIANELKRILKTEDVAVIIDAKHLCVSSRGIQDEGSSTITAEYGGVFKDPLRKEEFLKYLTLNV
- a CDS encoding head GIN domain-containing protein, with amino-acid sequence MYLLRLTSLVFALGMLVSKLIASPVMPVQQSWDDTNTRTYSIQPFTKIYLEGAFKVILEQGTQSGLRIKTDEDNFKYIDVQSDTQSLSLKIVKKHFNFDELILYITFADLEKLEIQGGISLETKGYVDLKDFYLHVEGGATVEMNMKANKVKVIGEGGVKFEFDGIADELDATISGAGYLDAIDLKTKDCDIRIEGVGAGSVYATESLNATISGFGKIRYKGEPKVYKKVEGVGVVSPD
- a CDS encoding L-threonylcarbamoyladenylate synthase — protein: MLLKIYPENPNPKDVRQVVEVLRNGGIIIYPTDTVYGLGCDITNAKAVEKIARYKNVQVEKSNFSFICSDLSHLSGFSKPVSNQVFKMLKTYLPGPFTFILNANNNVPKYFKGKKKTVGVRIPDNSIIIEIAKELGNPIMSTSIHDDDEIIEYSTDPELIHERFSDFADLVIDGGYGDNIPSTIVDCTEEIPVVIRQGKGIFEE
- the mnmD gene encoding tRNA (5-methylaminomethyl-2-thiouridine)(34)-methyltransferase MnmD; this encodes MNKEFVVTEDGSHTIYLPEMDEHYHSTHGAIQESLHIYINQGLFQVPKQEISILEIGFGTGLNAYLTFAYGNRKLLNINYFSIEKYPLTETDYLKLNYPENIFPEYSDVFEKLHRAEWNSVVKISPEFSLQKVHADLLSFEFNSLPQFDLVYYDAFAPGKQPEMWTDEIIREVASSVSKDGILVTYCAKGSVRRAFSAAGFLMERIPGPIGKKEILRGKKTI
- a CDS encoding FKBP-type peptidyl-prolyl cis-trans isomerase, with the translated sequence MSDYQFKDKLEEFSYSLGLTISSNLIQSGVKEINSLQFLAGLQDTYAGNKPKISMDDANHNLQEFMLANNDEEANRNLEKGLLYLLNNVHNEGVVETESGLQYKILKEGYGKSPTIDDQIKCDYHGILLDGTVFDSTIERRQPAIFPVNAVIRGWAEALLLMTVGAKWRLFIPSNLAYGEEGTGGLIGPNATLIFDVELLEIV
- a CDS encoding FKBP-type peptidyl-prolyl cis-trans isomerase, with product MKLRTLFYATALVLTVGVAGCQNSGKKSEIKLTNNNDSVSYALGVLIGENNKQQMKSAPGVDQLNKEIILAAFEKAFSGDSVQIKPEKANAAIQAFFAKASKGEGEKNQKAGEEFLASNKTKSGVVTLPSGLQYEIIKAGTGPKPTAEDQVKCHYTGTTIDGKVFDSSVQRGEPAVFPVNRVIPGWTEALQLMPVGSKWKLYIPAALAYGERGAGQDIKPNSTLIFEVELLEIEKK
- a CDS encoding DUF3127 domain-containing protein, with the protein product MSMQVKGTLLQILKLESGVSKAGKEWKKQDFVIETNEQFPKKVCFTLFGDKISLIDGISEGTEIEVFFSLESRDFNGKWYHNINAWKIENAGAASSARNFPPEFTSGDIPPEPGDDSGNDLPF
- a CDS encoding response regulator gives rise to the protein MQFQTKILIIEDDQQFGVTIQNVLAFSKYDVCFVDNGAAGIQKAFEYNPDLILCDINMGPLDGYQVYKVLEESKILNRIPFIFITGSSDLEDIRYGMSLGADDYIVKPFSNSDLLKTIERRLEKFRTIREDSHREFIRLFDLSPIGMLIFGGNKIYKANSAFRNLLNIGNEDLTSIGIDRFIDSTSIEKLQGAITQYISDRTEIFNGIVKLNRKSGGEIQMKLVVSEFEKFSNYTLFIGFFYAAMEAHPGMDSDLLIAEVNGLLKRENIKVTDALGEKITNIFKQKKLSIQNHKNTFFTDRENQVLCLSMEGLPIKNIADRLSISDRTVEKYRTRLMEKVGAGNMIEVIVFALKNGLVEI
- a CDS encoding putative LPS assembly protein LptD, whose protein sequence is MIKNLLTNILFLVALSSFGQLNQKSDTISVIPVLVNDSTSILSNDSIPVLPIKESTDSVAKPLLEAIITYSAADSIIPDFENQKMYMYKNAVINYQNIELKADYIMLDLVSKEVYAEGLPDSTGTIVGTPVFKEGDEEFESKTMRYNFETQKGFITDVKTTQGDGFVHSDLTKKISKDEFILEKGKYTTCDAEHPHFYLRMTKAKVISNKKIITGPAYMVLEDFPIYFPMIPFGYFPNSTTYTSGILIPTYGEEQTRGFFLREGGYYWAASDHFDLALRGDIYSKGSWATKLHSNYKVRYKFSGSLDFSYNLNKYSEQPLPDARTTRGFSLAWSHSQDSKANPNRTFSASVNLSTSSFDKENTYMNNATSVQTYLQTQKSSSISYTKKFENSPFNMSVNLRHSQNSRDTTISLSLPELTFNMSKINPFKVKNRIGPVRWYEKISFSYSGNIKNSISNVKEKDFLKQSLIKDWQNGWQHSIPISLPSFNLLKYINLSPSFNYSERWYTSYINKRYDPNSTYVSPRTDHVMIDTIYSFRRNYNYSYSISTSTNIYGMYTMRNPNSRIKAIRHKITPSASFSYTPDFGQKKFGFWGSYIDGSGKVNYYNHFENGVFGSAGMGESGAISFNLNNNLEAKVLEVSDSIASKDEKPKYKKVKIIDISANTSYNMIADSFKLSPIGISARTTIKGISVNMGANLNPYMVNSAGRVIDEYVWSHKNGLNKLGRLTNANMSFGMNFDSKKEKPAAETDKNKSPEEKTVKSDEPEYVVFNMPWSFRFDYSFYYNKTYVYNSTTKIAKPTTTINQSLNFGGKLSLTDKWQLDMNTNFDVQAMKFSFTTVNVSRTLHCWTMSFNFVPFGDRKSYSFNLSASSAILRDLKVSKQSSWRDN